A DNA window from Anastrepha ludens isolate Willacy chromosome 6, idAnaLude1.1, whole genome shotgun sequence contains the following coding sequences:
- the LOC128868712 gene encoding tigger transposable element-derived protein 4-like yields MLKWLLVARGKNLPLSGPLLKQKAKDFAEALGHHEFEASTGWLDKFKSRHGVIQKTLCGESADANIENRDEWVTNVLPKLIENYNINDIFNADETALFFKCLPTKTLAFKNEKCFGGKQSKERITVLVGSNMTGSEKLKLLVIGKAKNPRYFKGIKSLGVDYEFNKKAWMTSEISTKWIVKLDKKFCDQNRKVLFFVDNCTAHPKDVRDKLRHIHIAYFPPNMTSLLQPMDQGIIYNMKQHYRKRILTNILTQVDEGNSVMAIDLLQAVRNLSNIWNVYVKPETVANCFKKAGFSKDVMQIPFEHWDEEDLLSISD; encoded by the coding sequence atgctgaaatggttactcgttgcacgtggtaagaatctccctttatctggaccattattgaagcaaaaggccaaagattttgcggaagcactaggacaccacgaatttgaggcaagtacaggttggttagacaagttcaaaagtcggcatggcgttattcaaaagacattatgtggggaaagtgctgacgccaacatagaaaaccgtgatgaatgggtaacgaacgtcttaccgaaattaattgaaaattacaacattaacgacatttttaatgccgacgagactgctttgtttttcaaatgcttgccaactaaaacactggcattcaaaaatgaaaaatgctttggtgggaagcaaagcaaggagagaataactgtcctggtgggaagcaatatgactggatcagaaaagctaaaattgctggtaatcggaaaggccaaaaatccgaggtacttcaagggaataaaatctttaggtgtcgattatgagtttaacaaaaaagcatggatgaccagtgagatttctacgaaatggattgtaaaactcgacaaaaaattttgtgatcaaaacagaaaggtgttgttttttgttgataactgcactgcccaccctaaagatgtgAGAGACAAGTTGAGACACATTCAtatcgcttattttcctcccaacatgacttcgttactgcaaccaatggaccaaggcattatctacaacatgaaacaacattacagaaaacgaattttaacgaatatactgactcaagtggatgagggaaattctgttatggccatagacttgctgcaagcagttcgaaatcttagcaatatatggaatgtctatgttaaaccagaaacagttgccaactgttttaaaaaggctggattttcaaaagatgttatgcagattccatttgagcattgggatgaagaggaccttctttcaatatcggattag